One stretch of Prosthecobacter dejongeii DNA includes these proteins:
- a CDS encoding prepilin-type N-terminal cleavage/methylation domain-containing protein, producing MKRALQRGFTLIELLVVITIIAIIASLAVPTYNLITVKANQMKGSSNCRQIIGLLLTYASDNNGLYPDSVTNPTTGSVPLTSNDAFRALVQEGLVQDETIFGCPGSRFMPDKNIGIAPTFDQALTAGENHWAMTQGQSNTSSSIMPIVFENPAAAGWPPQWNCDAAGKPVPGRAWQGGTVIIGKNDASVETVKLMSAQGASVGPKLLGSGFDMFTMASPNTPQQILNIVVSGSGSFQDIPGAGGLPQAPGYGGLPPAPGAGGLPALPGAGAPAGLPALPGAPGAGGLPTLPGAPQQ from the coding sequence ATGAAAAGAGCACTCCAACGAGGTTTCACCCTCATTGAACTCCTGGTGGTGATCACCATCATCGCGATCATCGCGAGTTTGGCGGTCCCCACATACAACCTCATCACCGTGAAGGCCAACCAGATGAAAGGGTCCAGCAACTGCCGCCAGATCATCGGCCTTCTGCTGACCTACGCTTCGGACAACAACGGCCTGTATCCGGACTCCGTCACGAACCCGACCACGGGCAGCGTGCCGCTGACCTCCAACGATGCTTTCCGCGCCCTCGTGCAGGAAGGTCTCGTGCAGGACGAAACCATCTTCGGCTGCCCAGGCAGCCGTTTCATGCCTGACAAAAACATCGGTATCGCACCGACGTTTGACCAGGCTCTGACCGCTGGTGAAAACCATTGGGCCATGACTCAGGGGCAGTCCAACACCAGCTCCAGCATCATGCCGATCGTGTTTGAAAACCCAGCCGCTGCTGGTTGGCCTCCACAGTGGAACTGCGATGCCGCTGGCAAACCTGTTCCCGGCCGTGCCTGGCAGGGTGGTACCGTCATCATTGGCAAAAACGACGCCAGTGTTGAAACCGTCAAGCTCATGTCCGCTCAGGGCGCTTCCGTGGGACCAAAACTCCTCGGCAGTGGCTTTGACATGTTCACCATGGCTAGCCCGAATACCCCTCAGCAGATCCTGAACATCGTGGTCTCTGGCTCCGGCAGCTTTCAGGACATTCCTGGAGCAGGCGGTCTGCCACAGGCTCCTGGTTACGGTGGCCTTCCTCCAGCCCCAGGTGCTGGTGGTCTGCCAGCCCTTCCAGGCGCAGGTGCCCCAGCCGGTCTGCCAGCCCTCCCAGGTGCTCCTGGTGCAGGCGGTCTGCCTACCCTTCCAGGTGCTCCTCAGCAGTAA
- the rseP gene encoding RIP metalloprotease RseP, giving the protein MQWLSSLGVVGEVLRIIILIFEVLLVFNLMILVHEWGHFLAARWRGLKVEAFQIWFGKPLWKKTINGVQYGLGSIPAGGFVKLPQMAPMGAIEGESSSDEPLPPITPMDKIIVAFAGPLFSFGLACLFALLVSVLGKPQSEPFVTTTIGYVAKDSPAAKTGLKPGDIIQAIDGQPIRRFEGFVDSVRWGVIASEGSEIQFQVERPGEGVKTVAVGAKWPDPDKKPSAWWMGLFERPVLREVGIMGKETPMVGNVQENSPAAEAGLQPNDELLSVDGQPLLSRIWFAEYLETKPGQPVQVIVRRKDKTTLQSSELTLTLTPRVPDQRPPEYNRPMVGIEWHATGERKLAYPPVSEQVSDAARSMFSMISKLVSGNSDISPAHMSGPVGIGRVYYNLLQDPAALLQILWFSVVLNINLAIMNMLPFPVLDGGHITMAIAEGLRRKPLHSRALEWVQTACALTLFGFIFFVTFKDLGDIFIGGNKKPNPAQELKWLPKDQRPEVK; this is encoded by the coding sequence ATGCAATGGCTCTCTTCTTTAGGCGTCGTCGGTGAAGTTCTCCGCATCATCATCCTCATTTTTGAGGTGTTGCTGGTGTTTAACCTCATGATCCTCGTCCACGAATGGGGGCATTTTTTAGCGGCCCGCTGGCGTGGGCTGAAGGTGGAGGCCTTCCAGATTTGGTTCGGTAAACCCCTGTGGAAAAAGACCATCAATGGGGTGCAGTACGGCCTGGGCAGCATCCCCGCAGGTGGTTTTGTGAAACTGCCTCAAATGGCACCCATGGGCGCGATCGAGGGCGAATCTTCCTCGGATGAGCCGCTTCCTCCCATCACGCCGATGGATAAGATCATCGTCGCTTTTGCGGGCCCCTTATTCAGTTTCGGTCTGGCTTGTCTTTTTGCCCTCCTCGTCAGCGTGCTGGGTAAGCCCCAGTCGGAACCCTTTGTCACCACAACCATCGGTTACGTGGCGAAGGATAGCCCTGCGGCTAAGACAGGCTTGAAGCCGGGGGACATCATCCAGGCGATTGACGGCCAGCCGATCCGCCGCTTTGAGGGTTTTGTAGATAGCGTGCGCTGGGGTGTCATCGCCAGTGAAGGCAGTGAAATTCAGTTCCAGGTGGAGCGTCCCGGTGAAGGCGTGAAAACCGTCGCCGTGGGTGCCAAATGGCCAGACCCGGACAAGAAACCCAGCGCCTGGTGGATGGGCCTTTTCGAGCGGCCTGTGCTGCGTGAAGTCGGCATCATGGGCAAAGAAACCCCTATGGTGGGCAATGTGCAGGAAAACAGCCCGGCTGCTGAAGCGGGCCTTCAGCCCAATGATGAACTGCTGAGTGTGGATGGACAGCCTCTTTTGAGCCGCATCTGGTTTGCTGAATACCTGGAGACTAAGCCCGGACAGCCCGTGCAGGTGATCGTCCGTCGCAAAGACAAAACGACCCTGCAAAGCAGTGAGCTAACCCTCACTCTGACACCCCGTGTGCCAGACCAGCGGCCACCGGAATACAATCGTCCCATGGTGGGTATCGAGTGGCATGCCACGGGCGAGCGTAAACTGGCCTATCCACCCGTGTCTGAGCAGGTTTCTGACGCCGCGCGCAGCATGTTCAGCATGATCAGCAAACTGGTCTCTGGAAACTCCGACATCAGCCCCGCGCACATGAGTGGCCCGGTGGGCATCGGCCGGGTGTATTACAATCTCCTTCAAGATCCCGCCGCGCTCCTACAGATCTTGTGGTTCAGCGTCGTCTTAAACATCAACCTGGCCATCATGAACATGCTGCCATTTCCCGTGTTGGATGGCGGGCACATCACCATGGCCATCGCGGAAGGTCTGCGCCGCAAGCCCCTGCATTCGCGAGCCCTGGAGTGGGTGCAGACCGCCTGTGCGCTCACGCTCTTTGGCTTCATCTTCTTCGTGACGTTCAAGGACTTGGGAGATATTTTCATTGGGGGCAATAAAAAGCCCAACCCCGCTCAGGAACTGAAGTGGCTGCCGAAAGACCAGCGGCCGGAAGTCAAGTAG
- the glgX gene encoding glycogen debranching protein GlgX — MSSDPAIAGPARPGVTLTPEGALFCVFSRHATQVDLCLYSTVQPSLEIGRVRMRRGECDLWCAFVPGVKAGQLYGYRAHGPWIPDRALRFNPRKLLLDPYALAIVGQPDGRTGMLGGTGPGTYPGAYDNGAEALKSAVVETSFDWQGDRLPRLPWQDTILYELHVKGFTQKHPDVPPALRGTYAGLGHPAVIAYLKNLGVTSLQLLPVHQHLDDQFLLEKGLTNYWGYNTVGFFAPHAEYAAAQDPSEQVREFKEMVRALHAAGLEVILDVVYNHTAEGDERGPTLMFRGLDDRMYYRHTFDEHGSNYINITGCGNAVDSATPPALRLILDSLRYWVTEMHVDGFRFDLAVTVARDQHDNFDANSQFLAAVAQDPILSQVKLIAEPWDIFRMDSYQVGGFPEPWRELNGKYRDAVRKFWAGDEGSTADFAKRFCGSQDVFAWNLRPALSSINFLTSHDGFTLLDLVSYASKHNEANGEDNRDGDNANHSVSCGVEGPTQDYRVLNLRARLRRSLMATLMTSIGVPFINAGDERGRTQKGNNNAYCQDNELSWLDWSTCDEAMLDFTRRIIALRKEFSSLRRTQYFDGVMNPTTGLADVTWLEGDASLLCHEEWHDPKRAFFGALMDGSPPLLLLFNRGELPQKFLLPGSEETLWSVVFDTSLPAGFLEADSRLIEGGVAFQIKASTLVCLRLNEGPALVGAHC; from the coding sequence ATGTCTTCTGACCCAGCCATTGCGGGGCCCGCACGCCCTGGAGTCACCCTCACCCCTGAAGGTGCGCTCTTCTGTGTCTTTTCACGTCACGCCACTCAGGTAGATCTATGCCTCTATTCGACGGTTCAGCCCAGCCTCGAAATAGGCCGTGTGCGGATGCGGCGCGGTGAATGCGATCTCTGGTGTGCCTTCGTCCCTGGAGTGAAGGCAGGGCAGCTCTACGGCTACCGCGCCCATGGCCCCTGGATCCCTGACCGCGCACTCAGATTCAATCCCCGCAAACTGCTGCTAGATCCCTACGCCCTCGCCATCGTGGGGCAGCCAGATGGGCGAACCGGTATGCTTGGCGGCACTGGACCTGGCACTTACCCCGGAGCCTATGACAATGGAGCCGAGGCCCTGAAATCCGCTGTCGTGGAAACTTCTTTCGACTGGCAGGGAGATCGTCTGCCCCGCCTCCCCTGGCAGGACACGATTCTTTATGAACTGCATGTCAAAGGCTTCACTCAAAAGCACCCTGATGTGCCGCCAGCTTTGCGCGGGACCTATGCGGGCCTAGGCCACCCTGCCGTCATCGCTTACCTCAAAAATCTGGGTGTGACCAGTCTGCAACTGCTGCCTGTGCATCAGCATCTGGACGATCAATTTTTGCTGGAAAAAGGCCTCACCAATTACTGGGGATACAACACCGTCGGCTTCTTCGCCCCTCACGCTGAATATGCCGCAGCCCAAGATCCGAGTGAGCAAGTCCGCGAGTTCAAGGAAATGGTGCGCGCCCTCCACGCGGCAGGTTTGGAGGTCATCCTGGACGTGGTTTATAACCACACTGCGGAAGGGGATGAACGCGGGCCTACACTGATGTTTCGTGGCCTGGATGACCGCATGTACTACCGCCACACCTTCGACGAACACGGTTCCAATTACATCAACATCACTGGCTGCGGCAATGCGGTGGATTCGGCTACCCCGCCTGCCCTTCGTCTCATTTTGGATAGCCTACGCTACTGGGTAACCGAGATGCATGTGGATGGCTTTCGTTTTGACTTGGCTGTGACGGTGGCTCGTGATCAACACGACAACTTTGATGCCAACAGTCAATTCCTCGCCGCTGTGGCGCAGGACCCCATCTTGTCACAGGTCAAGCTCATCGCCGAGCCTTGGGATATCTTCCGCATGGATAGCTATCAAGTCGGCGGCTTTCCCGAGCCTTGGCGTGAACTGAATGGCAAGTATCGAGATGCCGTGCGTAAATTTTGGGCCGGTGATGAGGGCTCCACGGCCGACTTTGCCAAACGTTTCTGCGGCAGCCAGGACGTCTTCGCCTGGAATCTCCGGCCTGCTCTCAGTAGCATCAATTTCCTCACCAGTCACGATGGCTTCACCCTGCTGGACCTCGTCAGCTACGCCAGCAAGCACAATGAGGCCAACGGTGAGGACAACCGCGATGGCGACAATGCCAACCACAGCGTGAGCTGCGGGGTGGAAGGCCCCACGCAAGACTACCGGGTGCTGAACCTCCGCGCACGCCTGCGCCGCAGTCTGATGGCCACCCTGATGACCTCCATCGGTGTGCCTTTTATCAATGCTGGGGATGAACGCGGCCGCACGCAAAAGGGCAACAACAACGCCTACTGCCAAGACAATGAGCTCAGTTGGTTAGACTGGAGCACCTGCGATGAGGCCATGCTGGACTTCACCCGCCGCATCATCGCTCTGCGCAAAGAATTCTCCAGCCTGCGCCGCACCCAATATTTTGACGGGGTCATGAACCCCACTACAGGCCTGGCCGATGTGACTTGGCTGGAGGGAGATGCCAGCCTGCTCTGCCATGAAGAATGGCATGACCCTAAGCGCGCTTTCTTTGGTGCTTTGATGGATGGTTCACCACCCCTCTTGTTGTTATTCAATCGTGGAGAACTCCCCCAAAAATTCCTCCTGCCCGGCAGCGAAGAGACCCTGTGGAGCGTGGTTTTCGATACCAGCTTACCCGCTGGGTTTTTAGAGGCAGATTCCCGTCTCATCGAAGGCGGGGTCGCCTTTCAGATCAAAGCCAGCACGCTGGTCTGCCTGCGGCTCAATGAGGGGCCAGCACTGGTGGGAGCTCACTGCTGA
- a CDS encoding NYN domain-containing protein yields the protein MRNPERTHTMAVFCDFENLALGVRDAKYDKFDMGKVLERLLVKGSIVVKKAYCDWERYREFKKAMHEAAFELIEIPHVRMSGKNSADIRMVVDALDLCYTKAHVDTFVVVSGDSDFSPLVSKLRENNKTVIGVGVKNSTSDLFIGNCDEFIFYDDLVREQQKRRSTRLPRAPLPANGTEPRSSGEAKPEPAPAPTGRGGRQPRSAATGAQAPTEPRAPAEPKPAGDPEKAIEMLMATVDDLIGEQGGDQGVWGWKVKETLKRRAPQFSERFHGFRSFNALLEAAGKRGLLDLVFDDRSGGYRVRPGAVIEASEAHENGETLEG from the coding sequence ATGCGCAATCCAGAGCGGACTCACACGATGGCAGTCTTTTGTGACTTTGAAAACTTGGCCCTCGGGGTCAGGGATGCGAAGTATGACAAGTTTGACATGGGCAAGGTGTTGGAGCGGTTGCTGGTCAAAGGCAGCATCGTAGTGAAGAAAGCCTACTGTGACTGGGAGCGTTACCGCGAATTCAAAAAGGCGATGCATGAGGCCGCCTTTGAGCTCATCGAGATCCCCCACGTGCGCATGTCGGGTAAAAACAGTGCGGACATCCGCATGGTGGTGGACGCCCTGGACCTTTGCTACACCAAAGCCCACGTGGATACCTTCGTCGTGGTCAGTGGGGACTCAGACTTTTCTCCACTCGTCAGCAAGCTGCGGGAAAATAACAAGACCGTCATCGGCGTGGGTGTGAAAAACTCCACCAGCGACCTCTTCATTGGCAACTGCGATGAATTCATCTTTTACGATGACCTCGTCCGTGAGCAGCAAAAACGCCGGAGCACCCGCCTGCCACGCGCCCCATTGCCCGCGAATGGCACTGAGCCCCGCTCCAGCGGAGAGGCCAAACCGGAGCCCGCCCCCGCCCCGACAGGCCGGGGTGGCCGCCAACCTCGGTCTGCTGCGACAGGGGCTCAAGCTCCCACTGAACCCCGCGCGCCTGCCGAACCAAAACCCGCCGGCGACCCTGAAAAAGCCATCGAAATGCTGATGGCCACCGTGGATGACCTCATCGGCGAGCAAGGCGGTGACCAAGGCGTCTGGGGCTGGAAAGTGAAGGAAACCCTGAAACGCCGCGCACCCCAGTTTAGCGAGCGTTTTCATGGTTTCCGCTCCTTCAATGCACTGCTGGAGGCTGCGGGGAAACGCGGGCTCCTCGACCTCGTCTTTGATGATCGCTCCGGCGGTTACCGAGTGCGACCAGGCGCGGTCATTGAGGCCAGTGAAGCTCATGAAAATGGCGAGACCTTGGAGGGTTAA
- a CDS encoding molybdopterin synthase catalytic subunit has translation MPPFLLSADPIPDTTSPFGPGLGAEVRFLGVVRGEEEGLTISGIDYTAYLPMAERLLGELMAQGREQHGPHEAYIQHRLGFVAAEAPSILIWVRTRHSAAAFDLCRWYLKEIKTRVPIWKRPVFQETNTEPV, from the coding sequence ATGCCTCCGTTTCTTTTATCGGCTGACCCTATTCCAGACACGACCAGTCCTTTTGGCCCAGGGCTAGGGGCTGAGGTGCGCTTTCTAGGGGTGGTGCGCGGGGAGGAAGAGGGACTCACGATCTCCGGCATTGATTACACCGCTTACCTTCCCATGGCAGAACGATTGCTAGGGGAGCTAATGGCTCAGGGCCGGGAGCAGCACGGGCCGCATGAGGCCTACATTCAGCATCGGCTGGGTTTTGTCGCTGCAGAAGCCCCCTCCATTCTCATCTGGGTGCGCACACGTCACAGTGCGGCAGCTTTTGACCTTTGCCGTTGGTATCTGAAGGAGATCAAAACCCGCGTTCCCATCTGGAAACGTCCGGTGTTTCAGGAAACAAACACAGAGCCCGTGTGA
- the vccD gene encoding Verru_Chthon cassette protein D yields MKTLPSPRPVRAGFTLIESLSVVLILGLVVALAAPTMLGAIRASRLTSAGELISGKIVEAQGLALTFSSDVELRFYKAPPTLPVDGSSGQFLQLLQWVENDPELTDEEDIATLKKIGAQVAVPEGVTLATDAGWTSLWNLEAQTETIAEGEQEYVAIRFRPDGSTDLPEAGAWHVTLIDQQDALKGELPANFYTLQIDPVTAKLEIYRPE; encoded by the coding sequence CCTGATCGAAAGCCTCAGTGTGGTGCTTATCTTAGGCCTTGTGGTCGCTCTGGCGGCACCGACTATGCTGGGGGCCATCCGCGCCTCGCGGTTAACTTCTGCAGGCGAGTTGATCAGTGGTAAGATTGTGGAAGCCCAAGGTCTGGCCCTCACCTTTTCTTCAGACGTGGAACTGCGCTTTTATAAGGCGCCACCCACACTACCGGTGGATGGCAGCAGCGGTCAGTTTTTACAATTGCTGCAATGGGTAGAAAACGATCCTGAACTGACAGATGAAGAAGACATCGCCACTTTAAAAAAAATAGGAGCTCAGGTCGCAGTGCCCGAAGGCGTCACCCTGGCTACGGACGCAGGCTGGACGAGTCTCTGGAATCTGGAAGCGCAAACGGAAACCATTGCCGAAGGAGAGCAGGAATATGTGGCCATTCGCTTTCGTCCTGATGGCTCGACGGATCTGCCTGAAGCTGGGGCCTGGCATGTCACTTTGATTGATCAGCAAGATGCCTTAAAGGGAGAATTACCGGCGAATTTTTACACCTTACAGATTGATCCTGTGACGGCCAAGTTGGAGATCTATCGGCCCGAATAA
- a CDS encoding ABC transporter ATP-binding protein produces the protein MNPPALVITALEKRYARFALGPIHLTVPSGVIYGLIGPNGAGKTTLLDQIFGIGMPDAGSIRVSGRDHRQDEVAIKQRTAYAGPDLSYVSWGKVGRAIRFVRGFHPGWDEGLATRLMQSFGLSEGDRIATLSFGGRMKLALLLAMAWRPDFLVLDEPTTGLDAHAKKALFSELLAIVRDDARTVLLSSHQITDLERFADHVSVLHRGRLLLEGPTAELMERHLQVEYEGGLPIQIPGLTILAQEGSRCRAIVDTQVLPLTRLVSHGAQNLRSQALTLEELFLALTS, from the coding sequence ATGAACCCACCCGCCCTCGTCATTACAGCTCTGGAAAAACGCTATGCACGCTTTGCCCTCGGGCCCATCCACCTCACGGTGCCTAGCGGCGTGATTTACGGCCTGATCGGCCCCAATGGAGCCGGGAAAACCACCTTGTTAGACCAGATCTTCGGCATCGGCATGCCAGATGCAGGAAGCATCCGCGTGAGTGGGCGGGACCACCGGCAAGACGAAGTAGCCATCAAACAACGCACGGCCTACGCTGGGCCTGACCTTAGCTATGTCTCTTGGGGCAAAGTGGGGCGTGCCATACGCTTCGTTCGCGGCTTTCACCCCGGCTGGGATGAGGGGCTTGCCACCCGGCTCATGCAGTCTTTTGGCCTGAGTGAGGGAGATCGTATCGCCACTCTCTCGTTCGGGGGACGGATGAAATTGGCCCTCCTGTTAGCGATGGCTTGGCGCCCCGATTTCCTGGTTTTGGATGAGCCCACCACGGGCCTGGATGCTCACGCGAAAAAGGCTCTCTTTTCAGAGCTTCTCGCCATCGTGAGAGACGATGCACGCACCGTCCTGCTATCCTCCCACCAAATCACTGACCTGGAGCGATTCGCAGATCATGTGAGTGTTTTGCACCGGGGCCGGCTGCTGCTGGAAGGTCCTACGGCTGAACTGATGGAGCGACATTTGCAGGTGGAGTATGAAGGCGGACTCCCGATCCAAATTCCAGGCCTAACCATCCTTGCTCAGGAAGGCTCACGATGCCGAGCCATCGTGGATACGCAGGTCCTCCCTTTGACTCGACTGGTGAGCCACGGCGCACAAAACCTCCGCAGCCAAGCCCTGACTTTGGAAGAGTTATTTCTAGCCCTGACCAGCTAG
- a CDS encoding dihydrofolate reductase — translation MPPLLTLIAAVSSDGFISRGQGVPWDLPKDRAHFRAYTHGKWLLLGRRTYEEMLGWFTDHHPLVLSRQQAFIPFLGERVSTVEEALHVAEKARSAELVVCGGAGTYTAAMPLADRLIITHVEDRLGSGVAFPAFSREDWEPISRKICEPDETHAQGFAIVTYQRVRHYRKAA, via the coding sequence ATGCCCCCGCTGTTGACGCTGATTGCTGCCGTTTCCTCGGACGGATTCATTTCTCGTGGCCAGGGGGTGCCGTGGGATCTGCCCAAAGATCGCGCTCACTTTCGTGCTTACACCCATGGCAAATGGTTGCTGCTGGGACGGCGCACGTATGAGGAAATGCTGGGCTGGTTTACAGATCACCACCCACTGGTGCTTTCGCGCCAGCAGGCATTCATCCCTTTTTTAGGCGAGCGAGTTTCGACGGTGGAGGAGGCGCTGCACGTGGCGGAAAAGGCCCGCAGTGCCGAATTGGTAGTCTGTGGAGGGGCAGGAACTTACACGGCCGCCATGCCGTTGGCGGATCGCCTCATCATCACGCATGTGGAGGACCGTCTCGGCAGTGGGGTGGCTTTTCCCGCATTTTCCCGCGAGGATTGGGAGCCTATCTCCAGGAAGATTTGTGAGCCCGATGAGACGCATGCCCAGGGATTTGCCATCGTGACCTACCAGCGGGTCAGGCATTACCGAAAGGCGGCGTAG
- a CDS encoding globin domain-containing protein, with the protein MDPVANLYHDLGEDRLRQLVAAFYRRVRGDDLIGPMYPPEDWEGSEKRLADFLIYRFGGPQTYLEERGHPRLRGRHMPFSIGLAERDRWLDLMGASMREVEMPVEHVPTVAAFFAQIADFMRNRPD; encoded by the coding sequence ATGGACCCTGTGGCCAATCTTTATCACGACCTCGGCGAAGACCGTTTGCGCCAACTTGTGGCTGCCTTTTATCGGCGGGTTCGGGGGGATGACCTCATCGGCCCCATGTACCCGCCTGAGGACTGGGAAGGATCTGAAAAGCGCTTGGCCGATTTCCTAATTTATCGCTTTGGCGGGCCGCAGACGTATCTGGAAGAACGCGGGCACCCTCGGTTGCGGGGTCGGCACATGCCTTTCAGCATTGGTTTGGCAGAGCGTGACCGTTGGTTAGATCTCATGGGAGCGTCCATGAGAGAGGTGGAAATGCCCGTGGAACACGTCCCCACCGTAGCCGCCTTTTTTGCCCAAATCGCCGACTTCATGCGCAATCGGCCTGACTGA
- a CDS encoding GntR family transcriptional regulator, with the protein MPSPVSIKLLLPPISPAAPGTLYEQIVTGLKRVISEGKLVADAPLPSFRQLAEELLVSVITVKRAYEELEREGIVYRRQGLGTFVAARGQDRSREVKLDQARALLSQAYQEAIEAGLTGPEIHQLFQEILNARQP; encoded by the coding sequence ATGCCTTCACCCGTTTCCATCAAGCTGCTACTGCCGCCCATCTCACCCGCAGCACCGGGAACCCTGTATGAACAGATCGTCACTGGCCTCAAGCGGGTGATTAGCGAAGGCAAGCTGGTGGCCGATGCTCCGCTGCCCTCGTTTCGCCAGTTAGCAGAGGAATTGCTGGTGAGTGTGATCACCGTGAAGCGCGCTTATGAAGAACTGGAGCGCGAAGGCATCGTCTATCGCAGGCAAGGGCTCGGCACGTTTGTGGCAGCCCGTGGGCAAGATCGCTCCCGAGAAGTCAAACTCGATCAAGCCCGCGCCCTTCTCTCCCAGGCTTACCAGGAGGCCATCGAAGCCGGCCTCACTGGTCCCGAGATTCATCAGCTATTTCAGGAAATCCTCAACGCACGCCAGCCATGA
- a CDS encoding 2-hydroxyacid dehydrogenase → MSLPAVLLLAPLPEFLLQPLRQVCTCHDYFHAADPAALLAEVGPEIRAIAMGGGSLAPISLLQQLPALEILSVFGVGYDGVPLAYCQERGLRVTNTPDVLTDDVADIAMALVLMTSRRLGEAERFARAGQWPQGSFPLAHALRGKRAGIVGLGRIGKAIAQRLSAHGLSISYYGRHAQAVDYRFEPNLHALAAEVDFLIVACPGGEGTRHLIDASVLAALGASGTLINIARGSIVDEVALISALEQGTIRTAGLDVFENEPHLPPALCQHEKVVLLPHLGSGTHEARLAMAQLCVGNLAAHFAGQPLLTPVI, encoded by the coding sequence ATGTCTCTGCCTGCCGTTCTGCTTTTAGCCCCGCTGCCTGAGTTTTTACTCCAGCCTCTGCGTCAGGTTTGCACCTGCCACGACTATTTTCATGCGGCAGATCCCGCTGCTCTCCTTGCCGAGGTAGGTCCTGAGATCCGGGCCATTGCCATGGGCGGCGGCAGTCTGGCCCCCATTTCGCTTCTCCAGCAGTTGCCCGCTCTGGAGATCCTCAGCGTTTTTGGCGTGGGGTATGACGGAGTGCCTCTTGCCTACTGCCAGGAGCGCGGTCTCCGTGTGACGAATACCCCCGATGTGCTGACGGATGATGTGGCAGACATCGCCATGGCCCTGGTGCTGATGACCAGCCGTCGTCTGGGGGAGGCGGAGCGTTTTGCCCGCGCCGGGCAGTGGCCGCAGGGGAGCTTCCCCTTAGCCCATGCACTGCGCGGAAAGCGGGCTGGCATTGTGGGCCTGGGGCGCATTGGTAAGGCCATCGCTCAGCGGCTCAGCGCTCATGGTCTTTCCATCTCTTACTATGGACGCCATGCCCAGGCGGTGGACTACCGTTTTGAGCCCAACCTGCACGCCCTCGCGGCGGAGGTGGATTTTCTCATTGTCGCCTGTCCGGGTGGGGAAGGGACACGTCACCTGATTGATGCCTCCGTGCTGGCTGCCTTGGGGGCTTCTGGCACGCTGATCAACATCGCCCGTGGCAGTATCGTGGATGAGGTCGCTCTAATCTCTGCGCTCGAGCAGGGGACCATCCGAACGGCGGGTCTGGACGTGTTTGAAAATGAGCCGCACCTTCCTCCAGCGCTGTGCCAGCATGAAAAGGTCGTGTTACTGCCTCATCTCGGCAGTGGCACGCATGAGGCACGCCTTGCCATGGCCCAGCTTTGCGTGGGAAATCTGGCCGCCCACTTTGCTGGCCAACCCTTGCTCACTCCGGTCATTTGA